Proteins encoded within one genomic window of Diceros bicornis minor isolate mBicDic1 chromosome X, mDicBic1.mat.cur, whole genome shotgun sequence:
- the TIMM8A gene encoding mitochondrial import inner membrane translocase subunit Tim8 A produces the protein MDSSSSSSAAGLGSVDPQLQHFIEVETQKQRFQQLVHQMTELCWEKCMDKPGPKLDSRAEACFVNCVERFIDTSQFILNRLEQTQKSKPVFSESLSD, from the exons ATGGATTCGTCCTCGTCTTCCTCCGCGGCGGGTTTGGGCTCGGTGGACCCGCAGCTGCAGCATTTCATCGAGGTGGAGACTCAGAAGCAGCGCTTCCAGCAGCTGGTGCACCAGATGACGGAACTTTGTTGG GAGAAGTGCATGGACAAGCCTGGGCCAAAGTTGGACAGTCGGGCTGAGGCCTGTTTTGTGAACTGCGTTGAGCGCTTCATTGATACAAGCCAGTTCATCTTGAATCGACTGGAACAGACCCAGAAATCCAAGCCAGTCTTCTCAGAAAGCCTTTCTGACTGA